The Cloacibacterium caeni region GAAGTAAACACTTTAATGAGTTTGCTTTCTGAAACTTTACTAGAAGAAGCCGAAGAACTTTTCTCTAAAGGAATTAGATTACATGTAATTGGAGAAATAGAAAAACTGCCTTACTTGGTAAAAGAACAATTGCTCAATGTAGTAGATCTTACTAAAAATAATACTAAAAGTAATTTGGTTTTAGCATTAAGCTATGGCTCACAAAGAGAAATTCTAAACGCAGTAAAAGAAATTGCCCAAGAAGTAAAAGAAGGAAAAATTTCTACAGAAGATATAGACGAAACACTATTTGAAAATCATCTTTATACTAAAGATTTACCTCCAGTAGATTTATTAATCAGAACCAGCGGAGAAGTGAGAATCAGTAATTTCTTACTTTGGCAAATTGCTTACGCAGAATTACAATTTTTAGATATATTTTGGCCAGATTTTCAAGAAGAACATCTTTACCAATGTATCATAAACTATCAAAACAAAGAAAGAAGGTTTGGTAAAACCAGTGAACAAATCACTAATTAATTTTTTATAGAATATTATAACCAATGAGATATATTTTAATCCCAATTTTTTTATTTTTTGCGTCTGTAGACCTTTCGGCGCAGGTAACTCCTAACCAAGAAACTGCCGCTACTCAAAATCAGCCTTCTTCTTATATCTTAAAAGACATTGTAGTAGATGGTGTGAAAAAATACACTCCTGCTCAAATTTTGAGATTTACAGGACTTAGCAAAGGAGAAGTAGTAGATATTCCTGGACAAAAAATCAGCAGCGCTGTTAAAAAACTTTGGGAAACTGAATCATTCTCAGAAGTAGAAGTTTATGTAGAAGATGTAGAAGGACAAAGCGTAGTTCTTAAATTCTACTTACAAGACCTTATGGAATTAGGTGAAGTGAAATTCGTAGGAAAAGGTGTAGGAAAATCTAAAAATGAAAAACTCATTAAAGATAATAACCTAAAACCTGGAACTAAAATTACCAATGACTTAATTTCGTCACTTAAAAATAAAATTCCTCAAGAATATGTGAAGAAAGGTTTCGCTGATGCTAAAATCACCATTCAAGATAAAATTAATGCAAATGACCCTAACCTTGTAGACTGGACGATAGAAGTAGCTAAAGGAAAAAAAGTTAAAATTGCAAAAATAGAATTCGAAGGAAATGACCAAGTTTCTGATGCGAAACTTAGAAAAAAAGGTTTCAAAGAAACAAAACAGAAAAGATTTGGTATCAAAGGAATTCTAAAACCATCAAAATTCATTAAAGATAAATACGAAGAAGACAAGATAAATCTTATCAGTTATTATAACTCTTTAGGATTCAGAGATGCTAGAATTGTTTCTGACTCTGTTTGGAGAAATGATAAAGGATTTAATATCAATGTAAAACTAAACGAAGGAAAGAAATATTACATCGGTGATGTCAATTTCATTGGAAATACTTCTTATTCTACAGAAGTTTTGCAAAAATTATTAGGCTACAGAAAAGGAGAAATCTATGACGCAGTAGGTTTTAACAAAAAAGTAGGAGAAGATGGCGGTAAAGAAGATGATACAGATATCAAATCACTCTATTTAAATAATGGATATTTATTCTCTACTGTTGTTCCCGTAGAAAAAGCAGTAAGAGGAGATTCTATCGATATAGAAATTAGAATTAAAGAAGGCGAAAAAGCAACTTGGAATAGAGTAACTTGGTCTGGTAACACTACTACTCATGACCACGTAATTCTACGTTCACTAAGAACAAAACCAGGGAATTTATTCTCTAAATTAGATATCAAAAGAACTTATTTTGATTTAGCAGGGATGCAATTCTTTGACCCACAACAAATTGGTCAAGATATCCAACCAAATCAACAAGATAATACCGTAGATGTTCATTGGACTTTAGTAGAAAAAGGTTCATCACAGGTTCAGTTACAAGCTGGTTACGGTGGTAACTCATTTATCGGAACTTTAGGGTTAACTTTCAATAATTTTTCATTAAGAAATTTCTTGAAACTTAAAGATTTCAAACCAGTTCCACAAGGAGACGGACAGATGCTTTCTGTACAAGCGCAAGCGGGTCAGTATTTCAAAAACTACAGTTTGTCATTTACAGAACCTTGGTTATTTGGGAACAGACCTACAGCGCTATCAGTAAGTCTTAACCAATCTATGGTTAATTATAAAGATTATACTGGAGCTAGTCAGAAATTAAATATCTTCTCTGCAAGTGCAGGTTTGAATAGACTTTTAAATTGGCCGGATAACTATTTTTCTCTATATACAGGGATTTCATTCCAGAGTTATAATTTCAAGAATTATCCATTCCAGTTTGGTTCTACTACTGTGAGTAATGGTAATGCTAATAACTTTAGTTTCAATGTTGGTCTAAGTAGAAATTCTGCAGGGTATGACCCAATTTTCCCAACTACAGGTTCTAATATTGAAGCTACAATTAAATTTACGCCACCTTATTCATTGTTCCAAAATAAAGATTATACATCTATGACTCCACAAGAGAAATACAGATGGATGGAATTCTATAAAATTAAGTTTAAAGCAGATGCTTATAACGAAGTAATTGGCAAGTTAGTTCTAAGAAGTACCGCAGAAATGGGATTCTTAGACGGATATAATAAAGATTTAGGAGCTCCACCTTTCGAAAGATTCTATGTAGGAGGTACAGGTTTATTTGGTGGTAGATTTGATGGTAGAGAATTGGTTCCGTTAAGAGGTTACGAAAATGCTTCTACAGAAGGTGGTTCGGCTACAGATATTACAACAATTGGTGGTGGAACAATCTACAGCAGATATGCAGCAGAATTAAGATATCCTATTTCTATGAATCAAACTGCAAAGATTTTTGCATTAACTTTTGCTGAAGCAGGAAACACTTGGAACAATTATTCTTCATTTAATCCGTTTCAGTTAAAAAGATCAGTAGGAGTGGGGATTAGAGTTTACATGGGTGCATTTGGTTTAATAGGATTTGATTTCGCTTATGGATTTGATAAAACTATTGGTGGCTCAGAACCTTCAGGATGGCAGACTCACTTCTTGATGAACCAGTCATTATAACACACAATCATCATTAATATGAAAAATTTAAAAGTTTTTTTAATATTTTTAATTTTTTTAACTGCTAATTCTGTTACATTTGCACAAAAAATAGGAGTGGTAGATACCAATTATATATTGAGTAAAATGCCACAGTATACAGAAGCACAAGCGAGACTAGAAGAACAAATCAAAGCTTGGGAAACAGAATTGCAAACCCTACAAGCAGAATATGATGCAAAAAAAGCCGCTTTTGAAAATGAAAAAGTACTTTTAGTAGGAGAGCAATTAAAACAACGAGAGGCAGAAGTGAAAAATCTCGATAAAAAAATTAA contains the following coding sequences:
- a CDS encoding isoprenyl transferase; this encodes MQDILEKIDKDSLPKHVAIIMDGNGRWAKSRGEERTFGHKSGVTSVRNAISACDKVGIEYLTLYTFSTENWNRPSDEVNTLMSLLSETLLEEAEELFSKGIRLHVIGEIEKLPYLVKEQLLNVVDLTKNNTKSNLVLALSYGSQREILNAVKEIAQEVKEGKISTEDIDETLFENHLYTKDLPPVDLLIRTSGEVRISNFLLWQIAYAELQFLDIFWPDFQEEHLYQCIINYQNKERRFGKTSEQITN
- a CDS encoding BamA/OMP85 family outer membrane protein; its protein translation is MRYILIPIFLFFASVDLSAQVTPNQETAATQNQPSSYILKDIVVDGVKKYTPAQILRFTGLSKGEVVDIPGQKISSAVKKLWETESFSEVEVYVEDVEGQSVVLKFYLQDLMELGEVKFVGKGVGKSKNEKLIKDNNLKPGTKITNDLISSLKNKIPQEYVKKGFADAKITIQDKINANDPNLVDWTIEVAKGKKVKIAKIEFEGNDQVSDAKLRKKGFKETKQKRFGIKGILKPSKFIKDKYEEDKINLISYYNSLGFRDARIVSDSVWRNDKGFNINVKLNEGKKYYIGDVNFIGNTSYSTEVLQKLLGYRKGEIYDAVGFNKKVGEDGGKEDDTDIKSLYLNNGYLFSTVVPVEKAVRGDSIDIEIRIKEGEKATWNRVTWSGNTTTHDHVILRSLRTKPGNLFSKLDIKRTYFDLAGMQFFDPQQIGQDIQPNQQDNTVDVHWTLVEKGSSQVQLQAGYGGNSFIGTLGLTFNNFSLRNFLKLKDFKPVPQGDGQMLSVQAQAGQYFKNYSLSFTEPWLFGNRPTALSVSLNQSMVNYKDYTGASQKLNIFSASAGLNRLLNWPDNYFSLYTGISFQSYNFKNYPFQFGSTTVSNGNANNFSFNVGLSRNSAGYDPIFPTTGSNIEATIKFTPPYSLFQNKDYTSMTPQEKYRWMEFYKIKFKADAYNEVIGKLVLRSTAEMGFLDGYNKDLGAPPFERFYVGGTGLFGGRFDGRELVPLRGYENASTEGGSATDITTIGGGTIYSRYAAELRYPISMNQTAKIFALTFAEAGNTWNNYSSFNPFQLKRSVGVGIRVYMGAFGLIGFDFAYGFDKTIGGSEPSGWQTHFLMNQSL
- a CDS encoding OmpH family outer membrane protein, translated to MKNLKVFLIFLIFLTANSVTFAQKIGVVDTNYILSKMPQYTEAQARLEEQIKAWETELQTLQAEYDAKKAAFENEKVLLVGEQLKQREAEVKNLDKKIKKFIAEKFSGEGEINKFRANLAKPFQDQIWNAIKTVTEKNSLGIVLDKSSNMSVIFLDKRYDYTDKVLDQLLKGPSKEDTKSKDAKAKNKK